TCTCTACCATCTCCCATACACCACATGGACAAATTCCTACGCAGAATCCACAGGCAATGCATTTGTTGTCATCTACCACATATTCATATCTTCCATCAGGTTTTTCCACTCTACTTATGGCACCCCAATAGCAGGTCATCTCACACA
This region of Thermodesulfovibrionales bacterium genomic DNA includes:
- a CDS encoding 4Fe-4S binding protein, with the translated sequence MTCYWGAISRVEKPDGRYEYVVDDNKCIACGFCVGICPCGVWEMVENV